In one window of Primulina tabacum isolate GXHZ01 chromosome 8, ASM2559414v2, whole genome shotgun sequence DNA:
- the LOC142552822 gene encoding aspartic proteinase-like protein 1 gives MHHFAANLLSVSVFFFSVDAFAAKPIYSSRLIHRFSDEAQDLWASKYKKLGGNGTTNWAEKKSFRHMRMLLGNDLKRQRLRLDSQTQLLVASQGSRTFDYGNDLGWLHYTWIDIGTPNTSFLVALDAGSDLSWVPCDCVQCAPLTLSYDMLDTELSQYRPSHSSSSMSMPCSHELCEKGQSCPNPTGHCPYRVSYLSEDTSSSGFLFQDLLHLASVGGHKPQNAAQATVIIGCGSKQSGIYLDGIAPDGLMGLGPGDISIPSMLAKSGLAPHSFSFCFDESYSGTLFFGDQGPESQRSTPFFISNGNNAAYIVQVENFCVANFCLEQTEFQAQVDTGSSFTYLPSESYKYIVAEFDKRANVTKISTQGFDYCYESSSLKLPNFPSMKLIFATNQSFAIENPMLHIADDQGDLFCLGIHSTDGELGIIGQNFLMGYLMVFDWENMKLGWSSSNCQDIGSGSEIQWTPPSTETSQNPLPTNEQQQNPLAVAPAIAGRAFPKPSAASTLVTLHQYSIVNLHLLIWGMYLIYLV, from the exons ATGCATCATTTTGCAGCGAATCTTCTTTCAGTTTCCGTGTTTTTCTTCTCCGTCGATGCATTTGCTGCGAAGCCCATTTACTCATCAAGGTTGATTCACAGATTCTCTGACGAAGCACAGGATTTGTGGGCTTCCAAGTACAAGAAACTTGGAGGCAACGGAACGACGAATTGGGCCGAGAAAAAAAGTTTCAGGCATATGAGAATGCTGCTGGGGAATGATTTGAAGCGGCAGAGACTGAGGCTCGACTCCCAGACTCAGCTTTTGGTTGCTTCTCAAGGCAGCAGAACTTTTGATTATGGGAATGACTTGGGTTG GCTGCATTACACTTGGATTGACATAGGGACTCCAAACACTTCTTTCCTCGTCGCATTGGATGCTGGAAGTGATTTGTCTTGGGTTCCTTGTGACTGTGTACAGTGTGCACCACTCACCTTAAGTTACGACATGTTG GATACAGAACTCAGTCAATACCGTCCATCCCACTCGAGCAGTAGTATGAGCATGCCGTGCAGCCATGAGTTGTGTGAAAAGGGGCAAAGTTGCCCCAATCCAACGGGACACTGCCCTTATAGAGTAAGTTACTTATCAGAAGATACGTCAAGTTCAGGATTTCTTTTCCAGGATTTGTTGCATTTGGCATCAGTTGGAGGACATAAACCACAAAACGCCGCCCAAGCTACTGTAATTATCGg CTGTGGCAGCAAACAAAGTGGTATTTATTTGGATGGAATTGCTCCTGATGGTCTTATGGGACTGGGACCGGGAGACATTTCCATTCCAAGTATGCTTGCAAAATCGGGACTTGCTCCTCATTCATTCTCATTTTGCTTCGACGAGAGCTACTCCGGGACTCTCTTCTTTGGAGACCAAGGGCCTGAATCTCAAAGATCTACTCCTTTTTTTATCTCTAACGGAAATAA CGCTGCCTACATAGTACAAGTGGAAAATTTTTGTGTTGCAAATTTTTGTCTTGAGCAAACTGAATTCCAAGCACAAGTTGATACTGGTTCCTCATTTACATACCTTCCCAGCGAGAGCTACAAATATATCGTTGCTGAG TTTGATAAGAGAGCAAATGTTACCAAGATTAGCACTCAAGGATTCGATTACTGTTATGAGTCGAG TTCACTAAAATTGCCGAACTTCCCAAGCATGAAACTTATATTTGCCACAAACCAAAGTTTTGCAATTGAAAATCCCATGCTCCACATAGCAGATGATCAG GGGGACTTATTTTGTTTGGGTATACATTCTACAGATGGAGAGCTTGGTATCATTGGAC AAAATTTCTTGATGGGTTACCTCATGGTTTTTGATTGGGAGAATATGAAGCTCGGCTGGTCTTCATCTAATT GTCAAGATATTGGCAGTGGAAGTGAAATACAATGGACGCCTCCTTCGACTGAAACATCACAAAATCCTTTGCCAACCAACGAACAACAGCAAAACCCTCTTGCGGTTGCACCTGCGATTGCCGGTCGAGCTTTCCCCAAACCATCTGCAGCTTCTACCCTTGTTACTCTCCATCAGTACAGTATTGTGAATTTGCATCTGTTAATTTGGGGCATGTATCTGATCTATCTCGTATGA
- the LOC142552821 gene encoding large ribosomal subunit protein eL30: MVAAKKTKKTHESINNRLALVVKSGKYTLGYKTVLKTLRNSKGKLVLISNNCPPLRKSEIEYYAMLSKVVVHHFNGNNVDLGTACGKYFRVSCLSILDPGDSDIIKSLTGGDQ; the protein is encoded by the exons ATGGTCGCCGCTAAGAAGACG AAGAAGACACACGAGAGCATAAACAACAGGTTGGCTCTCGTGGTGAAGAGTGGAAAATACACTCTTGGTTACAAGACAGTTCTGAAGACACTCAGAAACTCCAAAG GTAAATTGGTGCTGATCTCTAACAACTGTCCACCTTTGAGGAAGTCGGAGATCGAGTACTATGCCATGCTTTCTAAAGTTGTGGTTCATCATTTCAACGGAA ACAATGTTGATCTAGGAACTGCGTGTGGAAAGTATTTCCGGGTATCATGCCTCAGTATATTGGACCCAG GTGATTCTGATATCATCAAATCTTTGACTGGAGGAGACCAGTGA
- the LOC142554389 gene encoding uncharacterized protein LOC142554389, whose translation MGDFLDCVGLESCVDLKPDVESPKTCGGGSCIRRRSEVAEKGYPPPMHHAAWVMRKYCTSDGRLIIKEEKPERGEYFEVHRCNGRLVLNLVPLDDDVSDEPPPFAEKGCEEEEVVDDESSGDRIDGGNEGIEKGDDRTVEEAVPECFKSNSCSGFRVALPAFKAVIT comes from the coding sequence ATGGGTGATTTTCTTGATTGCGTTGGGTTGGAGAGCTGCGTCGATCTCAAACCCGATGTAGAAAGCCCAAAGACGTGCGGCGGTGGGTCATGTATCCGTCGTAGGAGCGAAGTGGCGGAGAAGGGGTACCCTCCGCCGATGCATCACGCGGCTTGGGTGATGAGGAAATATTGTACGAGTGATGGGAGGTTGATAATCAAAGAAGAGAAACCCGAGCGAGGCGAATATTTCGAGGTTCATCGGTGCAATGGACGACTCGTACTGAATCTTGTACCGCTCGACGACGACGTTTCTGACGAGCCACCACCTTTCGCTGAGAAAGGATGCGAAGAGGAAGAAGTTGTGGATGATGAAAGTTCAGGTGACAGAATTGACGGTGGTAATGAAGGGATCGAGAAAGGAGATGATCGGACGGTGGAAGAAGCGGTACCGGAGTGCTTCAAGAGTAACAGTTGCAGTGGGTTTAGGGTTGCACTGCCGGCGTTTAAGGCTGTAATTACATGA